GGTTATACTGAAGGGATGAAGGGAGAGGAAGAAAATGTGGGTAATGAGGGCTGGAGAAGTTTGTGGAGGTTGGATGTCCCCCCTAAGCTTAAATTGTTTATCTGGCGTATCTGCTCAGACTGCTTACCCACAAGAGCCAGATTGGCTCAAAGACGTGTTCCCATCACGACTGAATGCCCTGTATGTGTGGAGCAGGACGAAACGGCtaaccatttatttgttgattgcaGCTTTGCAGGTGATTTATGGAGGATAGTCGGCTTACCGATCCCTCAACTTGGAGGACTAACTGTTGCTGATTGGCTATTGTGTGAATTGTGCATACTAGATCAAGACAGGCTCATCCGGACGTGTTATGCTTTAAAGACTATTTGGGATCACCGGAACCAGGTATTATGGCATATGGAATGGTGGCCTGTGGACACCAGTTGACGACTTGGGTTTGAAGAGTACCACGAATGGAGGGCGTTTCAGCGTGGAACCAGTGCCAATCCCACGATTAGGCAGCGACATCACGTCATGGAACACTTTGACCCGTCAATCGCAGATCATCGGCGTCGGCAGCCTGATCAAGCAGGTCCATCACGACTAATCCCGCAGGTATTAACCAGACTTTCCTTTGCCAATTCTGTTCCCTCTCCGAAATGGAAGCCCCCAGCGTTAGGTTCAATTAAATGTAATGTTGACAGGGCGTTGTTCATGGAGGAGGGGTGTTGTGGGATGGGAGCAGTGATCAGGGATGCAATGTgagcatttttattttgtagcaGCAGCTGTGTCACAGGCTCTAAGGAGCCTCGAGTAGTCGAGGCATTAGCATTAAGAACTAGTATGATTTGGTTGATGGCTTTTACACACATGTTGAATTTGAGTCTGATGTGAAAGTAGTTGTGGATACAATTCTGTCAAGCAAAAGAGACATCTCGGAGTTTGGATCTCTAATTCATGTTGTCGATTTATTCTAGGATCCAATCCCGATTTTAAATTGTCATTTATTCCTCATTTAGCGAATAGGGCTGCTCATTTGGTAGCTAAGCAGGCCTATTCCTATGCTAGCGATTTTGTATCTTCCAAAGTGTCGGAATGGTTGTTAAACACTATTATTGAGGATGCGAATCCTATTGTTATATGAGATTTCTGATTTTTGGGTTAAGAAAAACTAATTTGACaagaaaatgtttaattaatgagtttaaaaataaatagttaaagattgaagttaaattaaaattgtataaaACATAAAGAGACTAATTTTgacatttttctttaaaattttaaaacccACCCAACACCACCTATTCAAGAGCTTCAATTTACATAGAAAACTGAAACCGGTACTCTACCTACGGGTTTtagttgatttaaaaaaaaattaattatgaaaCTGATAATTATCTACCGGTTTCTTTATAAAATGAAACCGATAGAAAAACTATCGGTTTCGCACTTAGCAGAATATGCTAAACTAGAACTGTTATGAGGAATAAATTTTCATAAGGAccccaacaacaacaacaacaacaaaaccttAGTCAGGAAATGATTGGGGtcagctaacatgaaccatcatataaaaccctGAAATCAAATCATGTCggcgacataaattctctcaCTCCACTCACTTCTATCTGCTACCATATTTTTCTCAATACTTAATAAACTCATATTACTCTCGGTCACCttcttccaagtttgcttagatcTTCTTCTATCCCTCATCATTTTAtcttttttgtcatttttcagtcctcctaactgacgcatcaagcgctcttcgtttTATACAACGACAACCACCTTTATATAAAATCCGTAAAATCCGTTAGAATTGTTATGTTTTTCTTAATTGAAGCAGGAACGGAGTACTTTCAAGGAAGCATCTAGAAGACGAAGACCAACCAATAATCTTTGAGATCAATCCGACGGTCCAGCACccagaaagagagagagagcatTCTAGACTCTTCTTTTCTCATCAAACCAAAGCACTCGATCTACAAGCAACACGAGCCAACCCCTCCACACAACCCCATATATAAAAGTCACCTCTTGCTTTCCAATTCAGGCAATAAAAGAATATCTCTTCTCATTTCCTACTTGTTTGCAATTAATTTCGCAGATAGCATCCGTGTATTTCTGGTTTTCTGTCGATCCGATTTTGCATTTGAAACTAGAAAAAGATGTTTGGGAGAGCCCATAAGAAGAGTGATAATACTAAGTATTATGAAATATTGGGTGTGTCGAAGAATGCTACGCCCGAGGATTTGAAGAAGGCATACAAGAAAGCCGCCATCAAAAACCATCCTGACAAGGGAGGCGATCCTGAGAAGGTATTTTATGTTTTGAATATTTTTAGTTAAGAATCTATGATCTATATGGATTTACTTTTATGTGCATCTATGGACGCTTTGTCTTCTTTAACGACAATACTTATGTTATTTATTCCAAATTAGCGATTAAACCTATACATTTTCTGTAAAATTGTATACGAGGAAATTGACTATGGGGAGAATTGAATGTGAATTTATGTGGATATttcaattcttgaaaattttcctAAACTTTTGACAGGATTTGATTTGTCTTCCTGTTGTCCGAATGTTGAGGatgaataaataaaggaaataagtGATATGTCAATAGATTAGTCTGGTTCAGCTAAGATAGTTTAGTTTGATGTGTTTAACACTCTTTTTTGGGAGGGAGGTCTAGTGATAAACTTATGTTTGAGAAGATGGTCTTGTATTATAAATGGTTAATAAGGTTTAAGGTTAATACTCGGTGTTAAAGGAGGGTTAAACGCCCCCATCCAAATGAAGCTTAAGTGGAGAGGTTTATGGTACGattgaaggaaaaaaaaaaaggtcaaGGTTAAATTGTTGGATTATTATTGCAGTTTAAAGAGCTGGCTCAGGCTTATGAGGTGTTGAGTGATCCTGAGAAACGTGAGATTTACGATCAATACGGAGAAGATGCACTTAAAGAAGGAATGGGCGGAGGGAGCGGCGGCCATAACCCATTTGATATTTTTGAATCCTTCTTTGGTGGGAGTCCTTTTGGGGGTAAGGAAATAGATTAtttcatcttctatttttacCAGTGATGTTTTCTGGTGCATAAATAACGACAGTTACCTTTTTAACTCTGTGTAGGTGGAAGTAGCAGAGGAAGAAGGCAGAGAAGGGGAGAGGATGTGGTTCATCCATTAAAGGTCTCGATGGAGGATCTGTACCTTGGCACAACCAAAAAGCTTTCCCTATCTCGAAATGTCATTTGCTCAAAGTGCACTGGGTGAGTTATTACAGCCATCTCATCTCTTATGTTCTTTATTTCATATTCAATTGTGATGATCTTACTGGCAAgaggtttatttatttattattttttttttatataatgcaTGAATGCAGAAAGGGGTCAAAGTCTGGAGCTTCAATGAAGTGTGCTGGGTGCCAGGGTACAGGGATGAAGGTCTCCATAAGGCAGCTCGGCCCATCAATGATTCAGCAGATGCAACATGCCTGCAATGAGTGCAAGGGAACTGGCGAGTCGATTAACGAGAAAGATAGATGCACACAGTGCAAGGGAGAGAAGGTTGTTCCAGAGAAGAAGGTGCTGGAAGTAATAGTGGAGAAGGGAATGCATCATGGTCAGAAAATTACATTCCCGGGTGAAGCTGATGAAGCTGTATGTTGTGCATTACTTTTTAAATCTGAATGTCTTAGTATCGGTATGTGGAATTAATGGATTTTTATTTGGTATGTTGCAGCCTGATACGATTACCGGAGATATAGTTTTTGTCCTCCAGCAAAAGGATCATCCAAAATTCAAGAGAAAGGGGGATGATCTTGTTGTGGAGCATAATCTGTCTCTAACAGAAGCTCTTTGCGGCTTCCACTTTGTATTGACACACTTGGATGGAAGACAGCTTCTTATCAAATCAAACCCTGGAGAAGTTGTGAAGCCTGGTAATTGAACTACACATACTATACTACCCATTTCATTTCAGTTAAGCCTATTTGTTGTTGGATAAACTTCAGAAACATTTTTAACTTCTGCAGATTCGTTCAAGGGAATAAATGATGAGGGGATGCCATTGTACCAAAGGCCATTCATGAAGGGGAAGCTATACATTCATTTTAATGTAGAATTCCCTGACTCTTTGAGTCCAGACCAGGTTAAGGCACTCGAGGCAATTTTACCTGGTAGGCCGTCGAGTCAGTTGACAGACATGGAGCTGGACGAGTGTGAGGAAACTACTCTCCATGATGTTAATATGGAGGAAGAGATGAGAAGGAAGCAGCAAGCTCAGCAGGAGGCATATGACGATGATGATGAAATGCCTAGTGGCGCACAGAGGGTTCAGTGTGCTCAGCAGTGATTCAATTGCATGTAATAGTCTGTCTACCAATCTGGGGCTGGTACACTTAACTTTGAACTAGATATATAAGTAGTAGTAAAACCAACATGACCGAATGCTATGTTTGTATGGGTAATGCTAATATATCATCTTATTGTGTTGCCTTGGAGTATCCTTGTCTTTATCTAGTTAGATATAAAAAATTCAGGAACCTCATTtaaagaaaataagatttattgacAGAAAGCACGTATACTCATGCAAAAAGTGAATGTGTATACAGCCCTTAAGGAAAAGGATTGATTGTGATATTTGCTAGCTTATTTAAGTTTTGTCAGTTAATTCCGTTATGTTTGTTATTGCTTCTATTGTTGTTTATTAGGTGAATGTTAAATGTTCGTTCTAGAATTTCAAGTCTAGAGCAGATGATTAGCAAGTTTTTCAAAATCATGATCAAACGCATTCTACCCCTAATATTAACAAGGATAAGACAACTTTTTAGTTTGGAATCAACCCATATAAAGTCATTCTGGGCACATTCCAAATGGCCTTCCTCAATCAGGATCAAACTTTCGAAAGGGGTATTGTAGAAAATTGGTCAAATGCTTTCAATTGGTCAAATACTTTGAAAGCATTTGAAGTTGCTCCTGATAAAAAAAAGGTTGATTTAGGACTTGTATTTGGAAGGTGTTAGgggttaaatatttttaatttttatgtattCAGAATTTCCTATTAAAATTTTAGACTAAGATGAGACAAGAACAATTCGTAATTGAAGAAGTACAACTGCAAAATAGAATTGAAATTGTTTGTTATTtattagatgagcaaggaagTGGATGAGTGGATATCATGGCTTAGTGGGTATCATGGGTTAGTGGAACATGCTATAACGGCTCTAACTCCTCTTCCTATCTCTGCTCTTTCATTCCCTTCTGGCCGCTTAATCTCCTGCTGCCCCCCACTCTGATGTATCCTACTGCTGACTTGGGTTCTGCCTCTGATATCTTTCTTCATTGAATTTGGAAGCTCAATCGGAGACTGTGGTAGTTTAGATAGTTGAATAGGATGCTGTCCCCTAAGAGGCTGGTGCCACGGAGTCTGCCACACCTTTAAGGCATAAGCCATGTCTTCTTTCCCGACCGAGAAGGTAATGAATGGATGGGTAGCACGGATAAGTAAGTGCTAACAAGAAGATAAGTAAGTGCTAACAAGAAGAAAGGCTTGCCCAGTACACATACATACCAGTTAGTAGAGGGGTAGATAAGGGTTCTTTATTCCTTCTCCTCCGACTAGCTATTCCGAAAAAGTATCTAAGCTATtctgcctataaataggagctTTGCCTTCATTTCAAAGACAACCAATATAAACAATGTTAATGATCAATAAACCTTAGATAGCCAATAAAACCGAGCTCCCTTCAAATTCCAGTAGCCATGTTTTATGCAATTTTTAAGTTTCTGAGTTTCAATTTTTCGTTTTCAAACAATTTTTGAATCATTCCCTTTATTTATTCATTCGTACTTATTCAAAAGTCCATTCTTTTTAGGACTTAAAACTTCTGTTTTTGCTCAACAATGTCAATAGACCTTTTTACTCCGGCAAACACCATTTTCACCATTCAAGCCCGTCCTAAATCGGTAATTTTGAGTGCAATTCAACTAAATACATGTTTGGTTGAGCAATAGCATCATTTTTATTCTGGATTCCTTACTTTAGCTGCCCCATCTTGATTCCATGATTAATCTTATTTCAGTCTTGGCTTGCAGTCCCACTATAGCAGATAGCTTCAACATCGATGGTTCAATGTCAAAACGAAAATACGAGtttgtttaaattttcttataatTTCTGTTTATATTTTATCATATTCAATTTCGTACAattcgtatttatttaaaagGTTTGAGATAGAACGTTTATCCTGGTGATAAATTGTTTTGGTTTGTAATCGCTTCCATTACTtttcaaattgtaacaaaaaaaaatcatatatatatggagaaaaattaaaaaaacttcTTTGTGTGTTATCGTTGTTAATTCTCGATCCAACAAATGATTTATTCTGGTTAAGCTTGCTTTTAGTGCAATTAAGAACCTGTTTCTCCTACGATTATGTTGGAACTAATTGAGGAGAGATAAAGGTGGAACGGTGCTCAgtagagaaagagtctgaaagtACGGCGTGACAAGAGCAAACCACGAGAAGCTAGAGCAGAATGGCCAAAGCATCAATGTGGCAGAAAATTAAGGGGGAGATAGTAAAAAAAAACCCCACGATGAGTTATGGAAAGGGATGAACGACCACGAAAACAGGAGACACGATGAGCATCAACATGGGCAGTTAGAGATTGCATTAAGGGCCAAATAGATCCGACAAAGAAACAACCAGGGAACTCATTGCACGAGGGAACTAACTGAGAAACGTGGGTAGTAGGAGCAAAACGTGGGGCGTGGCAGTTATTAGCTCCAACAGACGAAGTATTTAAagcaagaaaaagaagaaggaaaaaggaTCCAACTCAAACCAATTCAACAAATGAAATCAAAATCAAACTCAATCCTAATGGAATTCAAACAATTCTCAAGTTATGGACTCTAGTTATTCTACATCCTTAGTTTATTCATTTTGATCAACTTTCAACTTGTAAGTTCTAGCTCTAGTCTTCCAATTATGTCAACAATCAATCTTATTCAATTCAATGCAAGCAACTTCAACTTCAATTCTTTCTTTTAGCATGATTTTAGTGTAGTCATAATCAGTCTTCTAGATTCCGCTACGAACTTTATGCTCTTTTTGTGTCCTTTAAGTCTTTTACACTATTGGTGTAGTTTTAGATAAAGTTACTGGCACGCTCGTAATCTGATCCAATCCACCCAAAAAAGATGCTAACCAATTTGGCACGCTCGATGGAACATTGCTGAAATGCCGCCTAGAAAGAATTCAAAGGAGAATATTGTTGCGTCCGTTGATGCAGATGTGATGTATGGAAGTACAAGACAGGAAGAATTTCTTGTAGAGGTTACTGATGAGACAGAGGCAACATTCCCAGAATAAGAAGACCATTCGCCCAAACAAAACAAGGGAAAGCGTTGTGCATATCCCTAAAGTATGATCATCCTTGGCTGTTGTGAGCGCTTTGCACAATCTGTAGAAATCCATACACCACATGACCAAGATGATGATGGAGAGTTTTTCACAGAAGCAGGTTGCAGAAACCCCAGTAGGAACCAGGAAGATTCAAGTGGAGACAAACAAGGTTCCTTTTCCTGCTAAAGGAAAAAAAGATGTGATAATCTTAGAGGAAGCTAAGGGCAACCAGAGAAGTATCAAATACCACCACTGAGAGAAGATTGTGGCCAGAAAGGTACAAGTAGTGGAGGAAAAAATCACGTTGGAGCTAGAGTTAGCCAAACTGTCACACCAGCTGCTCATCTCCAAGTGCATACCGATGTACAAACTAGGCCTCAGTTTTACAACCGGGATGATGACATGCCCCAAGACTCAGGGAGCATGAGGTTTCGAGGAGGTGGAAGGAGCCCGTGTGGAGCTTCTTTTGGTCCCCAATTTAGCACGCATCAGAACCAAGCAGGAAATCCTGCTACGAACATGGAGA
The window above is part of the Euphorbia lathyris chromosome 3, ddEupLath1.1, whole genome shotgun sequence genome. Proteins encoded here:
- the LOC136222487 gene encoding dnaJ protein homolog ANJ1, producing the protein MFGRAHKKSDNTKYYEILGVSKNATPEDLKKAYKKAAIKNHPDKGGDPEKFKELAQAYEVLSDPEKREIYDQYGEDALKEGMGGGSGGHNPFDIFESFFGGSPFGGGSSRGRRQRRGEDVVHPLKVSMEDLYLGTTKKLSLSRNVICSKCTGKGSKSGASMKCAGCQGTGMKVSIRQLGPSMIQQMQHACNECKGTGESINEKDRCTQCKGEKVVPEKKVLEVIVEKGMHHGQKITFPGEADEAPDTITGDIVFVLQQKDHPKFKRKGDDLVVEHNLSLTEALCGFHFVLTHLDGRQLLIKSNPGEVVKPDSFKGINDEGMPLYQRPFMKGKLYIHFNVEFPDSLSPDQVKALEAILPGRPSSQLTDMELDECEETTLHDVNMEEEMRRKQQAQQEAYDDDDEMPSGAQRVQCAQQ